Proteins encoded by one window of Scatophagus argus isolate fScaArg1 chromosome 4, fScaArg1.pri, whole genome shotgun sequence:
- the sprn2 gene encoding shadow of prion protein 2, which produces MVGLQRLPLTVTLCLLLLATLLPSSEARRGGGGFSRGGGGWGRGRGWGGGGGQVYRPVQSSGPSAGKIAGAAAAGAIGGSMIGSALSRPGVGYGYGGGYGGYGMGYGGYRGYGGYDGGYGYPRGGYGRAVNEPEGSGDMEFYTGASSGPIYSSIIVVIGSLMSLLMGHWVAVM; this is translated from the coding sequence atggttGGCCTGCAGAGACTCCCCCTTACAGTGACCCTCTGCCTGCTGCTACTCGCAACATTGTTGCCCAGCTCGGAGGCCCGGCGTGGAGGTGGTGGCTTTAGccgaggtggaggaggctgggGCCGGGGCCGAGgctggggtggaggtggtggccAGGTGTACAGACCTGTCCAGAGCAGTGGCCCCAGTGCTGGAAAAATAGCCGGCGCAGCTGCAGCGGGCGCCATAGGAGGATCAATGATTGGTTCTGCCTTGAGCCGCCCTGGGGTTGGGTACGGGTATGGTGGAGGATATGGAGGATACGGAATGGGGTATGGTGGGTATAGAGGATATGGAGGATATGACGGGGGTTATGGCTACCCACGGGGTGGCTATGGCAGGGCTGTCAATGAACCAGAGGGCTCTGGAGATATGGAGTTCTACACTGGAGCATCCAGTGGCCCCATCTACAGCAGCATTATTGTTGTCATCGGCTCACTGATGTCTCTGCTCATGGGCCACTGGGTGGCAGTGATGTag